One stretch of Rosistilla oblonga DNA includes these proteins:
- a CDS encoding DUF1552 domain-containing protein — MSNLNRRTMLKASGISLALPLLESMTQGHASEVAEPPSRMVFVCTALGLHAPALWPKTAGSGYESTEYLDLLQDHREDFTLFSGLAHESQSGRNPHNCEMTWLTAAQGPGLDGFRNSISVDQFAASQIGNATRFPSITLGSSSPQSQSYTSSGVMIPAETSPANLFAKMFLKGNAYEVAMQKRKLSEGISILDQLASQRSRLLRSSSSAENRQIEEYFESIRQSEVNLAESKAWLDRPKPDPDEQPPTDIADRADLVGRVQLLMDLIPLIIQTDSTRVITVMIQDHKVVPKLDGVSGEHHNLSHHGQEPAKIAQLKRIESELVKCFGSLLAKLKNKTERGGQLLDHTSVLFGSNLGNANAHDPSNLPIFLAGGGFKHGSYVATAKQDVKPLSNLFVTMLQNAAVETDRFAASTGTLDW; from the coding sequence ATGAGCAATTTGAATCGACGGACCATGCTGAAGGCGTCTGGTATCTCGTTGGCATTGCCGCTCTTGGAGTCAATGACACAGGGGCACGCGAGTGAAGTTGCCGAACCACCATCGCGGATGGTCTTCGTCTGCACGGCACTAGGACTGCACGCACCTGCGTTGTGGCCGAAGACGGCAGGCTCCGGGTACGAGTCGACCGAATATCTCGATTTATTGCAGGATCATCGTGAGGATTTCACGTTGTTTTCAGGCTTGGCACATGAGTCTCAGTCGGGTAGGAATCCGCACAACTGTGAAATGACATGGCTGACCGCCGCGCAGGGGCCGGGACTGGACGGCTTCCGAAATTCAATCTCTGTAGACCAATTTGCAGCGAGTCAGATTGGCAACGCGACTCGCTTTCCTTCCATCACGCTCGGTAGCAGTAGTCCGCAGAGTCAATCCTACACCAGCAGCGGAGTGATGATTCCCGCCGAGACGAGTCCAGCGAACCTTTTCGCAAAGATGTTCTTGAAAGGAAACGCCTACGAAGTCGCAATGCAAAAGCGCAAGCTGAGCGAAGGCATCAGCATCCTCGACCAACTTGCGTCCCAGCGGAGTCGACTGCTTCGGTCATCCAGTTCGGCGGAGAATCGCCAAATCGAAGAATACTTTGAATCGATTCGCCAATCTGAAGTCAATCTCGCAGAGAGTAAGGCGTGGCTGGATCGACCGAAGCCGGATCCCGACGAACAACCGCCAACCGACATCGCAGATCGCGCCGACTTGGTTGGCCGAGTACAACTGCTGATGGATTTGATTCCGTTGATCATCCAAACCGATTCAACCCGAGTCATCACTGTCATGATTCAGGATCACAAGGTCGTGCCAAAACTGGATGGAGTCAGTGGCGAACATCACAACTTGTCGCACCATGGTCAGGAACCAGCGAAGATCGCACAGTTGAAGCGGATTGAGAGCGAGTTAGTGAAATGCTTTGGCAGCTTGCTGGCGAAACTGAAAAACAAAACAGAACGCGGCGGACAACTACTTGATCACACCTCGGTGTTGTTCGGGAGCAATCTTGGCAACGCAAACGCACACGACCCAAGCAATCTCCCAATTTTCCTTGCTGGCGGCGGCTTCAAACACGGGAGCTATGTCGCGACTGCAAAGCAGGACGTTAAGCCACTCAGTAATCTCTTTGTCACGATGTTGCAAAACGCAGCGGTCGAAACCGATCGCTTCGCGGCAAGCACAGGAACGCTGGATTGGTAA